Part of the Microbulbifer salipaludis genome is shown below.
TCGCCCGGCGCTGGAACTGGCGATCCGCCATCCGCGCTGGGTGATTGTGGCGGCACTGGTGCTGCTCGCCAGCAGCCTGTATCCGCTGTCCCGCACCGGCAGCGAATTTATGCCGCCGCTGGACGAAGGCGACCTGATGTATATGCCCAGCACCCACCCGGGGATTTCCATCGGCAAGGCCCGCGAGCTGCTGCAGCAGACCGACAAGATGATCATGCAGGTGCCGGAAGTGGCACAGGTGTGGGGCAAGATGGGCCGCGCCGAGACTGCCACCGACCCGGCACCGCTGACCATGGTGGAGACCATCATCCGCTTCAAACCTCGCGACCAGTGGCGCGAGGGCATGACCCCGGAAAAACTGCGCGCAGAGCTGGATGCGGCGGTGCAGCTGCCGGGGGTTACCAATGCCTGGGTGATGCCCATCAAGACCCGCATCGACATGCTGGCCACCGGCATCAAGACCCCGGTGGGTATCAAGATTGCCGGCGCCGACCTGCACCAGATCGAGCAGATCGGTACCCGCCTGGAAGGCCTGCTCCCGGCCGTGCCCGGCACCGCGTCGGTGTTCGCCGAGCGGGTGGAGGGCGGCCGCTATATCGATATCGACATCGACCGCACCGCCGCCGCCCGCTATGGCCTGAATATTCAGGATGTGCAGACGGTGATCGACACCGCCGTGGGTGGCAAAAAAGTCGGCGAGACGGTGGAGGGGCTGGAGCGCTATCCCATCAACCTGCGTTATCCACAGGCCTGGCGCGATTCCCCCGAGCGCTTGCGGGGGCTGCCGCTGGTGGCCCCGAATGGTACCCACCTGACTCTGGGGGATGTGGCGACCATTGAGGTGCAGAGCGGCCCGCCGATGATCAAGACGGAGAACGCGCGCCCCAATGGCTGGGTGTACATCGATATCCGCGATCGCGATCTCGGTTCCTGGGTGGCAGAGGCGCAGCAGCTGGTGGCAGCGCAGCTGGACCTGCCGCCAGGCTATTCCCTGGCCTGGTCGGGGCAGTACGAATACATGGAGCGCGCGCGCGAGCGCCTGGGCCTGCTGCTGCCGATCACCCTCGGCATCATTGTGCTGCTGCTGTATTTCAGCTTCCGCCACTGGGGTGAGGTGCTGGTGATCATGGGCACCCTGCCGTTGGCACTGATTGGCGGTCTGTGGCTGCTGTACTGGCTGGGTTACAACCTGTCGGTGGCGGTGGGCGTGGGCTTTATTGCACTGGCCGGGGTGGCGGTGGAGATTGGGGTGATCATGCTGGTGTACCTCAATCAGGCCTGGCAACAGACGCTGGCTGATTGCGACATCGCTGACCGCAAACCGGTGCTGGATGACCTGCGCAATGCGATCCGCGCCGGCGCGGGCCAGCGCATGCGGCCGGTGTTGATGACCACCGCTACGGTGTTTATCGGCCTGGTGCCGGTGATGATTGGCTCCGGGGTTGGCTCTGAAGTGATGCAGCGGATTGCCGCGCCGATGGTCGGGGGCATGGTCAGTGCGATGCTGCTGACGCTTGTGGTTTTGCCTGCGGTTTATCGCCTGTGGAAAGCCCGGGGGTTGTGAAGCGCTCTGGAGCTGGCCCGCTGGCGGCCAAGCACCGGGTATTCGTTTTTGAAACCGGCATGAATACGTCCCTGTAGCCTGCGTCGGAAACATCCCTGTTTCCGACGCTTTCAAAAACGAATCCCCGGCACTTGGCCTTCGCATGTAACTACAGCGCTTCGTAAGTGGTCTCTTCAATTGCTACGAAGTTACGTGGTGAAAATTGAAGGTGGGGTGCCGGGTGCGGGTTTTCAGGGTCGTCGCAAACAGGATGTTTGCGCCGAAGCGCCCAGGGATGGGTTCACAGCGGTCCTGAAAACCCGCACCCGGTGCGCTACCGCCACCGGGCCAGCGCAAAAACCACGCAACCTACCCGGCTACGAAGCTAGGTAACCAGGTCGCCAATGAAGGCCAAATCGCGAGCAACAACATCACCAGCAACTGGATAGCAATAAACGGCACCACCCCGCTGTATATGGCTCCGGTGGCCACTTCCGCTGGGGCTACCCCGCGCAGGTAGAACAGCGCAAAGCCGAACGGTGGGGTTAGGAAGGAAGTCTGCAGGTTGAGGGCGATCATCACGCCCAGCCACACCGGGTCCAGCCCCATGGCCAGCAGTACCGGGCCGACGATGGGCACCACCACGAAAGTGATCTCGATAAAGTCGAGTATAAAACCCAGCAGGAAGATCACCAGCATCACCAGCAGGGTCGCGCCAACCACGCCGCCCGGCAGGCTCTCAAAGAAGTGGGTAACCACTTCCTCACCGCCAAATCCGCGGAATACCAGCGAGAACAGCGAGGCACCGATCAGGATCGCGAACACCATCGCGGTCACCTGCAGCGTGCTCTGCCCCACTTCCCCGGCCCGCGACCAGTTCAGTGCACCACGCCCCCAGGCCAGAATACCCGCACCCAATGCGCCGACGGCAGCGGCTTCCGTTGGCGTAGCCGCGCCGGTGATGATGGAGCCCAGCACCAGCAGCATCAGGGCAATCGGCGGCACCAGACTTTTCAGGGTCTGCAGCAGATCCACCTCTTCCTTGCCGGCTTGATGCATGGCCGGTTCACGACGGGCG
Proteins encoded:
- a CDS encoding efflux RND transporter permease subunit codes for the protein MITRIIHWSLHNRALVLIGALALTLAGLYSLRHTPVDALPDLSDVQVIVKTSYPGQAPQVVEDQVTYPLTTAMLSVPGAHTVRGYSFFGDSYVYVIFDDDVDLYWARSRVLEYLSQVAPRLPAAASPELGPDATGVGWVYSYTLVDRSGKHDLAQLRSLQDWFLKYELQTLPGVSEVATVGGMVRQYQVQVDPLRLRAYDLTLAQVQAAIERGNRESGASVVEMAEAEYMVRASGYIQSVEDLRQLPLMVNKSGTPLLLRDVADVHLGPQMRRGLSELDGEGEAVGGVIVMRFGENARAVIDRVRARLDELQRSLPQGVEIVPTYDRSELIDSAVDNLWHKLLQEFIVVALVCALFLFHLRSSLVIAISLPLGIIGAFVVMHLQGINANIMSLGGIAIAIGAMVDGAIVMIENLHKHMERNPRYDSLSPEARWKVVGEAASEVGPPLFFSLLIITLSFLPVFALEGQEGRLFAPLAYTKTYAMAVAAGLAITLVPVLMGYLVRGGVKPEQANPINRAFAAAYRPALELAIRHPRWVIVAALVLLASSLYPLSRTGSEFMPPLDEGDLMYMPSTHPGISIGKARELLQQTDKMIMQVPEVAQVWGKMGRAETATDPAPLTMVETIIRFKPRDQWREGMTPEKLRAELDAAVQLPGVTNAWVMPIKTRIDMLATGIKTPVGIKIAGADLHQIEQIGTRLEGLLPAVPGTASVFAERVEGGRYIDIDIDRTAAARYGLNIQDVQTVIDTAVGGKKVGETVEGLERYPINLRYPQAWRDSPERLRGLPLVAPNGTHLTLGDVATIEVQSGPPMIKTENARPNGWVYIDIRDRDLGSWVAEAQQLVAAQLDLPPGYSLAWSGQYEYMERARERLGLLLPITLGIIVLLLYFSFRHWGEVLVIMGTLPLALIGGLWLLYWLGYNLSVAVGVGFIALAGVAVEIGVIMLVYLNQAWQQTLADCDIADRKPVLDDLRNAIRAGAGQRMRPVLMTTATVFIGLVPVMIGSGVGSEVMQRIAAPMVGGMVSAMLLTLVVLPAVYRLWKARGL
- a CDS encoding TRAP transporter large permease translates to MMELIPLLMFLAVCAALMFGYPVAFTLGGTALLFAGLGIVGGVFDAELLRAFPDRLYGIMQNGTLMAVPLFVLMGVMLERARIAEELLVNLARVFSGIPAGMAVSVVVVGALLAASTGIVGATVVTMGLMSLPTMLKRGYSPKLATGTICATGTLGQIIPPSIALVLLGDTLSNAYQQAQLSQGIFNPKPVSVGDLFMGAIIPGLLLVAAYIVYLLFIARREPAMHQAGKEEVDLLQTLKSLVPPIALMLLVLGSIITGAATPTEAAAVGALGAGILAWGRGALNWSRAGEVGQSTLQVTAMVFAILIGASLFSLVFRGFGGEEVVTHFFESLPGGVVGATLLVMLVIFLLGFILDFIEITFVVVPIVGPVLLAMGLDPVWLGVMIALNLQTSFLTPPFGFALFYLRGVAPAEVATGAIYSGVVPFIAIQLLVMLLLAIWPSLATWLPSFVAG